In one Methanocorpusculum vombati genomic region, the following are encoded:
- a CDS encoding DUF6978 family protein — MQHEDTLYQIDSGQTLCVSEPEPPYEQLVSQSNADTLLYLPKQRVNDHLHTYPDAGCRLEVPIIAIDRSELFYLTVTPGKYDFYKVSDQLRVKSTNILLARIDIGSSLVHINPDGERIVGPHLHTYREGYSLRFAQTLENTSFTSPEDPWKTLDEFMSFCTIIKKPEIQRGADQWQQT, encoded by the coding sequence ATGCAGCATGAGGATACTCTCTATCAGATTGACTCCGGGCAGACACTCTGTGTAAGTGAACCTGAACCACCATATGAACAGCTGGTTTCACAAAGCAACGCAGACACCCTCCTTTACCTGCCCAAACAACGTGTTAATGATCACCTCCACACATACCCGGATGCCGGATGTCGTCTCGAAGTCCCCATAATCGCCATTGACAGATCAGAACTGTTTTATCTCACTGTCACCCCCGGTAAATACGACTTCTACAAAGTATCCGATCAACTGCGGGTCAAAAGTACCAACATCCTCCTTGCACGTATCGATATAGGGTCCAGCCTTGTCCACATAAATCCGGATGGAGAACGCATCGTTGGACCGCATCTTCATACCTATCGCGAAGGATACAGTCTCAGGTTTGCACAAACTCTCGAAAACACCTCATTCACCTCCCCTGAAGACCCCTGGAAAACGCTGGACGAATTCATGAGTTTCTGTACGATCATAAAAAAACCGGAAATCCAACGTGGAGCAGACCAATGGCAGCAGACATAG
- a CDS encoding type I restriction-modification system subunit M: MAEKNTADIGFEQKIWDAACILRGNMDAAEYKHVILGLIFLKYISDTFSVKYQALVSEGEGFEEDHDEYLSEGIFYVPSEARWEVIAAAAHTEEIGVVIDAAMRAIERENKRLKDVLPKNFARPELDKRRLGEVVDLFTNISMAEHGASKDILGRTYEYCLKNFAEQEGKLAGEFYTPASVVRTLVAVLQPFEGRVYDPCCGSGGMFVQSAKFVEEHSGRINDISVYGQDANPTTWKMAQMNLAIRGIEADLGGFAADTFFNDLHPSLRADFILANPPFNLSNWGADKLKDDVRWKFGVPPAGNANFAWMQHMIHHLAPKGRMGLVLANGSLSSQSGGEGEIRRRIVEADLVAAVVAMPPQLFYTTQIPVSLWFIERDKRQQGKTLFVDARGLGTMVSRKLRELTAEDIDKIAGAFSRFEEGTLEDEKGFCAVVSTEDIAKQDFVLTPGRYVGVADVEEDGEPFEEKMARLTGELSELFAESRKAEEEIRKQLASIGFEVR; this comes from the coding sequence ATGGCTGAAAAAAATACTGCGGATATTGGTTTTGAGCAGAAGATATGGGATGCGGCGTGTATTCTTCGCGGGAATATGGATGCTGCGGAGTACAAGCATGTTATTCTGGGTTTGATTTTTTTGAAGTATATTTCTGATACGTTTTCGGTGAAGTATCAGGCGCTGGTCTCTGAGGGTGAAGGGTTTGAGGAGGATCATGATGAGTATCTGTCCGAGGGTATTTTCTATGTTCCGTCCGAGGCACGATGGGAGGTGATTGCGGCGGCGGCCCATACGGAGGAGATCGGTGTGGTGATTGATGCGGCGATGCGGGCGATTGAGCGGGAGAATAAGCGGCTGAAGGATGTGCTGCCGAAGAATTTTGCGAGACCGGAGCTGGATAAGCGGCGGCTTGGCGAGGTGGTGGATCTGTTTACGAATATTTCGATGGCGGAGCACGGGGCGAGCAAGGATATTCTGGGGCGGACGTATGAGTACTGTCTGAAGAATTTCGCGGAGCAGGAGGGGAAGCTGGCCGGGGAGTTTTATACGCCTGCGTCGGTGGTGAGAACGCTTGTGGCAGTTTTGCAGCCGTTTGAGGGGCGGGTGTATGATCCCTGCTGCGGAAGCGGGGGAATGTTTGTGCAGTCGGCGAAGTTTGTGGAGGAGCATTCGGGGCGGATTAATGATATTTCGGTGTACGGGCAGGATGCGAATCCGACGACGTGGAAGATGGCGCAGATGAATCTGGCGATTCGGGGGATTGAGGCGGATCTTGGCGGGTTTGCGGCGGATACGTTCTTCAATGATCTGCATCCTTCACTGCGGGCGGATTTTATTCTGGCAAATCCTCCGTTTAATCTGTCGAACTGGGGTGCGGATAAGCTCAAAGATGATGTGCGGTGGAAGTTCGGGGTGCCTCCGGCGGGGAATGCGAACTTTGCGTGGATGCAGCATATGATTCATCATCTTGCACCGAAGGGGCGGATGGGTCTGGTTCTTGCGAACGGGTCGCTTTCTTCGCAGTCGGGAGGGGAAGGGGAGATCCGGAGAAGAATTGTGGAGGCGGATCTGGTGGCGGCGGTTGTTGCGATGCCGCCGCAGTTGTTTTATACGACGCAGATTCCGGTTTCGCTGTGGTTTATCGAGCGGGATAAGCGGCAGCAGGGGAAGACGCTGTTTGTGGATGCACGGGGTCTTGGGACGATGGTTTCCCGGAAGCTCCGTGAGCTGACGGCTGAGGATATCGATAAAATCGCGGGTGCGTTTTCCCGGTTCGAGGAGGGGACACTTGAGGATGAGAAAGGGTTCTGTGCGGTGGTGTCCACGGAGGATATTGCGAAGCAGGATTTTGTTCTGACGCCGGGACGGTATGTGGGGGTTGCGGATGTGGAGGAGGACGGCGAGCCGTTTGAGGAGAAGATGGCACGGCTGACGGGGGAGTTGTCAGAGTTGTTTGCGGAGAGCCGGAAGGCTGAGGAGGAGATCAGAAAGCAGCTGGCGAGTATCGGGTTTGAGGTGCGGTGA
- a CDS encoding FRG domain-containing protein, translating to MYENSLSMSQGKKIIVIETLTNYLQEISKMREKIFDDIDESSTLKDTQNFSKKDVKTPFEDDRQRFFFRGQENISWDIRPSIFRNGLLPSESQMITMAYSRNPAEFREYRTSFERLTKLQHYGLSTRLLDVTLNPMVALYFACQSHENIIRMPRSDKEKTIYEMTPCDGIVYSHRDYGHGFDSSEVKILSSIAEMDFDKNLTIKECLTKLVENTVVTPSDAKYYEKNEYELFIRVLQGNYFVISNFSNQRLIRQNGAFLLPGSINIHGEGDIGKRILQKAESNLRDEFTSLTFQIPADSKERILQELDLYGINESSLFPELEHQMKYISSQYQKPSIGMGETFSKICLANVTKQDEIDNSLEDAVHYCNPFDIDAETVIHNILKEWLPDGSLEPDVYLIFEKNMVVDWYKKESVISTIRSEIAHYLISSGKTDKNGSRGWSNIIMNKVIEDLKKSECAEQNMDTK from the coding sequence GTGTACGAAAATAGTTTATCAATGTCCCAAGGCAAAAAAATTATTGTAATAGAGACTCTGACCAACTATCTCCAAGAAATTTCGAAAATGCGCGAAAAAATATTTGATGATATTGATGAGTCCAGCACATTAAAAGATACTCAAAATTTTTCGAAAAAAGACGTAAAGACTCCGTTTGAGGATGATAGACAACGATTTTTCTTTCGAGGACAAGAAAATATCTCATGGGATATTCGACCAAGTATTTTTCGTAATGGGCTACTTCCATCTGAATCTCAAATGATAACTATGGCTTATTCCCGAAATCCAGCTGAGTTTAGGGAATACAGAACATCATTCGAACGGCTGACGAAATTGCAGCATTATGGGCTAAGCACGAGATTATTGGATGTAACACTAAATCCTATGGTTGCTCTTTACTTCGCTTGCCAATCACATGAAAATATAATTCGTATGCCGAGGTCGGATAAGGAAAAAACAATCTATGAGATGACGCCATGTGATGGAATTGTGTATTCACACAGGGATTATGGACATGGTTTTGACAGCTCGGAAGTAAAAATATTGTCCTCCATTGCAGAAATGGATTTTGACAAAAATCTGACCATTAAAGAGTGTCTCACAAAACTAGTGGAGAACACCGTAGTAACACCAAGTGATGCAAAATATTATGAAAAAAATGAATATGAATTATTTATTCGTGTGTTACAAGGTAATTACTTTGTCATTTCAAATTTTAGTAATCAAAGATTAATTCGACAAAATGGCGCATTTCTTCTTCCTGGGTCCATCAATATACACGGTGAGGGAGATATCGGGAAAAGAATACTGCAAAAAGCGGAAAGTAATCTGAGAGATGAATTCACATCACTAACTTTTCAAATTCCTGCCGATAGTAAGGAAAGAATACTACAGGAACTTGATTTATATGGTATAAATGAATCTTCTCTTTTCCCTGAGTTAGAACATCAAATGAAATATATCTCATCGCAGTATCAGAAGCCCTCTATTGGAATGGGTGAGACTTTCTCTAAAATTTGCTTAGCAAATGTAACTAAGCAAGATGAGATAGATAATTCTTTGGAGGATGCGGTTCATTATTGTAATCCATTTGATATTGATGCGGAGACGGTGATTCACAACATTTTAAAGGAATGGCTACCCGATGGTTCTTTGGAACCGGATGTTTATCTGATTTTTGAAAAGAACATGGTTGTGGATTGGTATAAAAAGGAATCAGTGATCAGTACTATTAGATCTGAGATTGCACATTATTTAATATCATCAGGAAAAACTGACAAAAATGGCAGCAGAGGGTGGTCAAATATCATCATGAATAAAGTAATCGAGGATCTTAAGAAATCAGAATGTGCAGAACAGAATATGGATACTAAGTAA
- a CDS encoding type I restriction endonuclease subunit R, protein MSFTEANFENAVLELIQSLGYTYRYGPDIPRDYHNPLYEDDLLPSLQKINPKKPAAAVTEAVTRLKTIDAATLTHKNIIATDYLQNGIPVKYFDGREERSDLIRLIDHHNPENNTFTVINQWTVIDNAEKRPDIVIFVNGIPVIVIELKSPSRENTDVSEAYRQLRNYLHDIPSLFIYNALCIMSDQATSKAGTITAKEDRYMEWKTTDGNYENTSIAAFDVLFEGILEKNRLIDILKNFICYSRTEDSDTKILAAYHQYFAVRKAVESTKTATKTDGKGGVFWHTQGSGKSLSMVFYAKLLQTALESPTIVVITDRNDLDNQLFSQFSNCKDYLRQTPIQAESRTDLRQLLAGRKANGIIFTTMQKFEESDDPLSLRRNIIVIADEAHRSQYGLEEKINATTGKISVGTARKIRDSLPNATYIGFTGTPISSKDRSTREIFGDYIDIYDMTQSVEDGATRPVYYESRVINLHLNETILHQIDLEYDIVAEEAPEYIIEKSKHELSKLESILAAPQTIDALCSDIVAHYETNRQYELTGKAMIVAYSRDIAMKIYHKILDLRPAWQEKIGVVMTSANNDPEEWRQVIGTKAYRDEMAKKFKDNTDPLKIAIVVDMWLTGFDVPSLATMYVYKPMSGHNLMQAIARVNRVFGDKEGGLVVDYVGIARDLRQAMHDYTRRDRHNYGDTDISKVAKPKFDEKLEVCRDLLHGYDYSGFSQGTDLDRARAISGGVDFLSAPAREETKKIFIKESLALRQALSLCRSLLHQDERLLAAYFEAVRTLLTRVESKGQLSLRELNARINELLKQSIQSEGVINLFSDIKQEFSLFDPKFLEDIAKMKEKNLAVELLKRLLADQISVYQRTNLVQSERFSELLSRAMSSYLKGMLTNEQVIEELLGMAKDMISAHAAGEKLGLTVEETAFYDALTKPAAVKDFYENEELIAITRELTDLLRKNKTIDWQKKETARAGMRRLVKRLLKEHHYPPEGMEDAVNTVIRQCELWTDAVL, encoded by the coding sequence ATGTCCTTCACCGAAGCCAACTTCGAAAACGCCGTCCTTGAACTCATCCAGAGCCTCGGCTACACCTACCGCTACGGCCCGGACATCCCCCGCGACTATCACAACCCCCTCTACGAAGACGACCTCCTCCCCTCCCTCCAAAAAATCAACCCCAAAAAACCCGCCGCCGCCGTCACCGAAGCAGTAACCCGACTCAAAACCATCGACGCCGCAACCCTCACCCACAAAAACATCATCGCAACCGACTACCTCCAGAACGGTATCCCCGTAAAATACTTCGACGGTCGTGAAGAACGATCCGATCTCATCCGGCTCATCGACCACCACAACCCGGAAAACAACACCTTCACCGTCATAAACCAGTGGACGGTCATCGACAACGCAGAAAAACGCCCCGACATCGTCATCTTCGTAAACGGCATCCCCGTAATCGTCATCGAACTCAAATCACCATCCCGCGAAAACACCGACGTCTCCGAAGCCTACCGCCAGCTCCGCAACTACCTCCATGACATCCCCTCCCTCTTTATCTACAACGCCCTCTGCATCATGAGCGACCAGGCCACCTCCAAAGCCGGAACCATCACCGCCAAAGAAGACCGGTACATGGAATGGAAAACCACCGACGGCAACTACGAAAACACCTCAATCGCCGCATTCGACGTACTCTTCGAAGGAATCCTGGAAAAAAACCGCCTCATCGACATCCTCAAAAACTTCATCTGCTACTCCCGGACCGAAGACAGCGACACCAAAATACTCGCAGCCTACCACCAGTACTTCGCCGTCCGAAAAGCCGTTGAATCCACCAAGACCGCCACAAAAACCGACGGAAAAGGTGGCGTCTTCTGGCACACACAGGGCAGCGGAAAATCCCTCTCCATGGTCTTCTACGCAAAACTGCTCCAGACCGCCCTCGAAAGTCCTACCATCGTCGTCATCACCGACCGAAACGACCTCGACAACCAGCTCTTCAGCCAGTTTTCCAACTGCAAAGACTACCTCCGTCAGACCCCCATCCAGGCCGAAAGCCGCACCGACCTCAGACAGCTCCTCGCCGGACGGAAAGCAAACGGCATCATCTTCACCACCATGCAGAAGTTCGAAGAGTCTGACGACCCGCTCTCCCTGCGGCGAAACATCATCGTCATCGCCGACGAAGCACACCGCAGCCAGTACGGACTCGAAGAAAAAATCAACGCAACAACCGGAAAAATCTCGGTCGGCACCGCACGAAAGATCCGTGACAGCCTCCCGAACGCAACCTACATCGGCTTTACCGGAACCCCCATCTCCTCCAAAGATAGAAGCACCCGCGAAATCTTCGGTGACTACATCGACATCTACGACATGACCCAGTCCGTGGAAGATGGCGCAACCCGCCCCGTCTACTACGAAAGCCGGGTCATCAACCTCCACTTAAACGAGACTATTCTCCATCAGATCGATTTAGAGTACGACATCGTTGCAGAAGAAGCCCCCGAGTACATCATCGAGAAAAGCAAACACGAACTCAGTAAACTTGAAAGCATCCTCGCAGCCCCGCAGACCATCGACGCCCTCTGTTCAGACATTGTAGCCCACTACGAAACAAACCGGCAGTATGAACTCACCGGCAAAGCAATGATCGTCGCCTACTCCCGCGACATTGCCATGAAGATCTACCACAAAATCCTCGACCTCCGCCCCGCATGGCAGGAAAAGATCGGCGTTGTCATGACCTCCGCAAACAACGACCCCGAAGAGTGGCGGCAGGTTATCGGCACCAAAGCGTACCGTGACGAGATGGCGAAAAAGTTCAAGGACAACACCGACCCCCTGAAGATCGCAATCGTTGTCGACATGTGGCTCACCGGCTTTGATGTCCCCTCGCTCGCCACCATGTACGTCTACAAACCCATGAGCGGCCACAACCTCATGCAGGCAATCGCCCGGGTCAACCGCGTCTTCGGCGACAAAGAAGGAGGACTCGTGGTAGACTATGTCGGAATCGCACGCGATCTCCGTCAGGCGATGCACGACTACACCCGCCGCGACCGGCACAACTACGGAGACACCGACATCAGCAAAGTTGCCAAACCCAAGTTTGATGAAAAACTCGAAGTCTGCCGCGACCTTCTGCACGGATACGACTACTCCGGCTTTTCCCAAGGTACTGATCTCGATCGGGCGCGGGCCATCAGCGGAGGTGTGGACTTCCTCTCCGCACCGGCCCGGGAAGAAACAAAAAAGATCTTCATCAAAGAATCCCTCGCTCTCCGGCAGGCTCTCTCGCTCTGCCGCAGTCTCTTACATCAGGATGAACGGCTCCTTGCCGCCTACTTCGAGGCAGTCAGAACACTACTGACCCGCGTTGAAAGCAAAGGACAGCTTTCCCTTCGGGAACTCAATGCCCGTATCAACGAACTTCTGAAACAGAGCATCCAAAGCGAAGGAGTCATCAACCTCTTCTCGGATATCAAGCAGGAGTTCTCCCTCTTCGATCCAAAATTCCTTGAAGACATTGCGAAGATGAAAGAGAAAAATCTCGCAGTCGAACTGCTGAAGAGACTGCTGGCGGATCAGATCTCCGTCTACCAGCGGACAAATCTTGTACAGTCAGAACGATTCTCCGAACTTCTCTCCCGTGCAATGAGTTCGTATCTGAAAGGCATGCTTACCAACGAACAGGTCATCGAAGAACTTCTCGGCATGGCAAAGGACATGATCTCTGCCCATGCCGCAGGAGAAAAGCTCGGACTGACGGTTGAAGAAACTGCATTCTATGATGCCCTGACCAAACCTGCGGCAGTCAAAGACTTCTACGAAAATGAGGAACTGATTGCAATTACCCGCGAACTGACGGATCTCCTGCGGAAAAACAAAACCATCGACTGGCAGAAAAAAGAGACGGCACGGGCAGGGATGCGGCGGTTGGTAAAACGTCTGCTCAAAGAACATCATTACCCGCCGGAAGGAATGGAGGATGCGGTAAATACGGTTATCCGCCAGTGTGAACTCTGGACGGATGCAGTGCTCTGA
- a CDS encoding TIGR00269 family protein: MAVCDHCGKRAVWRDAASGAVLCGEHFSAWYEHLVADTISRYGMIPADSRVAIGLSGGKDSTVLLSVLAKLDLDAEFVAVTVDEGIADYRDETIRAAETLVKRLGVEHRILSFADVCGKTLDELLAVSPERACSVCGTLRRRALNMAAREAGADRIATGHCMDDEAQSVLMNYLRGDLRRVTENYQTNAGELFVPRIKPLCRCTERATVAYGMVNHLLTRLPECPYTRYALRAGVRSELGLLEHRYPGTLLAIVEGQEKLLAKLGPVRGEVRRMGVCERCGEPTENRLCAACTLLAKLEGRV, encoded by the coding sequence ATGGCGGTTTGTGATCACTGCGGGAAGCGGGCGGTCTGGCGGGATGCGGCGAGCGGTGCTGTACTTTGCGGGGAACATTTTTCGGCGTGGTATGAGCATCTCGTCGCGGATACGATTTCCCGCTACGGGATGATTCCGGCAGATTCGCGGGTGGCGATCGGGCTTTCCGGCGGGAAGGACAGTACGGTTCTGCTGTCGGTTCTGGCGAAGCTGGATTTGGATGCGGAGTTTGTGGCGGTTACGGTCGATGAGGGTATTGCCGATTACCGGGACGAGACGATTCGTGCGGCGGAAACGCTGGTGAAGCGGCTTGGTGTGGAGCACCGCATTCTTTCGTTTGCGGATGTCTGCGGGAAGACGCTGGATGAACTGCTCGCGGTGTCTCCGGAACGGGCGTGTTCGGTCTGCGGGACGCTGCGCAGACGTGCGCTGAATATGGCGGCCCGTGAGGCGGGTGCGGATCGGATTGCGACCGGCCACTGCATGGATGATGAGGCGCAGTCTGTTCTGATGAATTATCTTCGCGGGGATCTCCGAAGGGTTACGGAGAATTACCAGACGAATGCGGGCGAGCTGTTCGTTCCCCGCATTAAGCCGCTCTGCCGGTGTACGGAACGGGCGACGGTTGCCTATGGGATGGTGAATCATCTGCTGACGCGTCTTCCGGAGTGTCCGTATACGCGGTATGCGCTGCGGGCGGGCGTGCGGAGCGAGCTGGGGCTGCTGGAGCATCGATATCCGGGTACGCTGCTCGCGATTGTGGAGGGGCAGGAGAAGTTGCTGGCAAAGCTGGGTCCGGTCCGCGGGGAGGTACGGAGGATGGGTGTCTGCGAGCGGTGCGGGGAGCCGACGGAGAACCGGTTGTGTGCGGCGTGTACGCTTTTGGCAAAGCTGGAGGGGAGGGTTTAG
- a CDS encoding DUF1828 domain-containing protein, with the protein MAADIDTLLQSYTTWFGEQITIRDVGDYQEITTPFLDRNNDCIQIYLKKLSEQGYLLSDGGYTINDLESCGCRLDTDKRQELLEEILSGLGVNLSEENELQVITSKQTYPQKKHNLIQAILAVNDLSYTSKQNVGQMFTEDVKLWLTRHKIRFNTKVSLTGKSGMTHSFEMVIPPSPDETTPERLIQTYNNLTLQQIEALAFRWNDIREVRNSRLYVIISSSKPLSRGVEDVCNTCDILPISYENLETIIPQLAA; encoded by the coding sequence ATGGCAGCAGACATAGATACATTGTTGCAATCCTACACCACTTGGTTTGGTGAACAGATTACAATCAGGGATGTCGGGGACTATCAGGAAATTACTACACCTTTCCTTGACCGGAACAACGACTGCATCCAGATTTATCTCAAAAAACTCAGTGAACAGGGATACCTTCTCAGTGATGGGGGATATACCATTAACGACCTTGAATCATGTGGATGCAGACTGGACACAGACAAACGTCAGGAACTCCTTGAAGAAATACTCTCAGGACTTGGTGTCAATCTCAGTGAAGAAAATGAACTACAGGTAATCACCTCCAAACAAACCTATCCCCAAAAAAAGCACAACCTCATACAGGCAATCCTTGCTGTAAACGATCTTTCCTATACCTCAAAACAAAACGTCGGACAGATGTTCACCGAAGATGTGAAGCTCTGGCTCACCAGACACAAAATCAGATTCAACACAAAAGTCTCCCTCACAGGTAAATCAGGGATGACGCACTCATTTGAAATGGTGATCCCACCCTCCCCTGATGAAACAACCCCGGAAAGACTCATACAGACATATAATAACCTCACGCTGCAACAGATAGAGGCACTGGCATTCAGATGGAATGACATCCGGGAGGTAAGAAACTCCCGGCTCTATGTAATCATCAGTTCAAGCAAACCACTCAGCAGAGGCGTCGAGGATGTATGTAATACCTGTGATATCCTGCCCATATCATATGAGAACCTCGAAACAATCATACCGCAACTTGCCGCATAA
- a CDS encoding nucleotidyltransferase family protein: MDEPYISIKSYILKTIEQELPCLRKSYDIAEIGIFGSVSQGEDTPESDIDILYTFQPGKATCQPCNPSQPYRPA; the protein is encoded by the coding sequence ATGGACGAACCATACATCAGCATCAAATCATACATCCTGAAAACTATTGAACAGGAACTCCCCTGCCTCCGAAAATCCTACGACATCGCCGAGATTGGCATCTTCGGATCCGTCAGTCAGGGTGAAGACACACCTGAATCGGACATCGACATCCTCTACACCTTTCAGCCTGGAAAAGCAACTTGCCAACCTTGCAACCCTAGCCAACCTTACCGGCCTGCATGA
- a CDS encoding restriction endonuclease subunit S, whose amino-acid sequence MSDWIKCSLCDIASYVTDRVNVLDLTIDTYISTENLVADRGGMIPATKLPNVNVVPSYQQNDILISNIRPYFKKIWLAHSMGGCSNDVLVIRANTTCDSKYLYYLLSTDDFFDYATKTSKGTKMPRGDKKAIMNYPVILPPLPIQKKIAAILSSLDDKIEINTRMNKVLEEIARALFHRWFVEFEFPNDEGKPYKSSGGRMIESEMGEIPEGWIAIPISNLLIVNPKLMLPKGEHASFVDMSSLPIDSCSVSEISSKEWNGGGSKFQNGDILFARITPCLENGKTAIVDFLIDDEIGFGSTEFIVLRGTGNIRTPFVYCLARDSNFRKHCIASMVGSSGRQRVQNACFGNYFVARPSDELLTKYYFICDVIFKYICVNSKENSDLNNLRSELLQRIMNCQLKVA is encoded by the coding sequence ATGAGTGACTGGATAAAATGTTCCCTTTGTGACATAGCTTCATATGTGACTGATCGAGTAAACGTGTTAGATCTTACTATAGACACATATATTTCAACAGAAAATTTGGTGGCAGACAGAGGAGGTATGATTCCAGCCACAAAATTACCAAATGTAAACGTCGTCCCATCTTATCAACAAAATGATATACTCATCTCAAACATTCGTCCATATTTTAAGAAAATATGGCTTGCTCATTCTATGGGTGGTTGTTCTAATGATGTTTTAGTGATCAGGGCTAACACCACGTGTGATAGTAAATATCTTTACTATCTTCTTTCAACAGATGACTTCTTTGATTATGCCACAAAGACTTCCAAAGGTACAAAAATGCCACGAGGGGATAAAAAAGCAATTATGAATTATCCTGTGATTTTACCTCCTCTCCCCATCCAAAAGAAGATCGCCGCCATCCTTTCCTCGCTCGACGACAAGATCGAGATCAACACCCGCATGAATAAAGTGCTGGAGGAGATCGCCCGGGCGTTGTTCCATCGATGGTTCGTGGAGTTCGAGTTCCCGAATGACGAAGGGAAGCCCTACAAAAGCTCCGGGGGGCGGATGATCGAAAGCGAGATGGGGGAGATACCGGAGGGGTGGATTGCAATACCGATAAGTAATCTACTAATTGTAAATCCTAAACTCATGTTACCTAAAGGCGAACATGCGAGTTTTGTTGATATGTCCAGTTTGCCTATTGATTCCTGCTCTGTGTCAGAGATTTCTTCAAAAGAATGGAATGGTGGTGGATCTAAATTTCAAAATGGTGATATTTTGTTTGCAAGAATAACTCCATGCTTGGAAAATGGAAAAACGGCTATCGTTGACTTTTTGATAGATGATGAAATAGGATTTGGATCCACTGAGTTCATCGTTTTACGAGGTACTGGGAATATTCGTACTCCTTTTGTGTACTGTTTGGCACGTGATTCCAATTTCAGAAAGCATTGTATTGCAAGCATGGTTGGATCTTCTGGGAGACAGAGGGTTCAAAATGCATGTTTTGGCAATTATTTTGTGGCTAGACCGTCAGACGAACTTTTAACAAAATATTATTTTATTTGTGATGTAATTTTTAAATATATATGTGTGAATTCGAAGGAAAACTCCGATTTGAATAATTTAAGATCTGAATTATTACAAAGAATAATGAATTGTCAACTTAAGGTGGCATAA